A window from Rhodothermales bacterium encodes these proteins:
- a CDS encoding S41 family peptidase, which translates to MSHVARPLRYAGLALVLVACFFAGFWMPRDDDFFALRKNFQIFGALYEELVTGYVDPVNPETLMRTGIEAMLEKLDPYTNFFDEADNADIDIITRGRYAGVGLNVGIRNEKITVISPVEGASGYLQGVRAGDIILSVGGKPTDGLTLADLRVLLRGEPGTAVEITVAREGTPAPLEFLLTREEVQLKNVSHSQFDPATGIGYVKLERFAREASEEVRTAVKGMLETGQVKGIVLDLRDNPGGLLEEAVEIVQLFIPPGKEIVSTRGRLPQTERSYTGKMPPLALDIPLAVLVNNVSASASEIVAGALQDYDRAVIIGETTFGKGLVQIVKPLPYNTSLKITTSQYFIPSGRSIQAIDYRSHDGQFNTIPDSLRRAFTTAGGRTVMDGHGIEPDQRVSTGDVSEVEAALQRRAAFFFFANSFAATHPSIPKDFEVDNAVFNAFKTWLADQQFEYKTTAEYAADELAESLSAIGYAGAGDEAAALQKAIQAEKAADFDRHRPRLAELLRAEILARYYGDSAQVEASLAEDPQYREALAVLADTGTYGRLLKP; encoded by the coding sequence ATGTCGCATGTCGCTCGCCCGCTTCGTTATGCCGGCCTCGCTCTCGTCCTCGTCGCCTGTTTTTTCGCCGGCTTCTGGATGCCGCGCGACGACGACTTCTTCGCACTCCGCAAGAACTTCCAGATCTTCGGCGCACTCTACGAAGAGCTTGTGACCGGATATGTGGATCCGGTCAACCCAGAGACGCTGATGCGCACCGGCATCGAGGCGATGCTCGAGAAGCTGGATCCCTACACCAATTTCTTCGACGAAGCCGATAATGCCGACATCGACATCATCACACGCGGACGGTATGCCGGCGTCGGTCTGAACGTCGGCATCCGGAACGAGAAGATCACGGTGATCTCGCCGGTGGAGGGCGCCAGCGGCTACCTCCAGGGGGTGCGCGCCGGCGACATCATCCTGAGCGTCGGCGGCAAGCCGACGGACGGGCTGACGCTGGCCGACCTGCGCGTCCTGCTGCGCGGCGAGCCGGGCACCGCCGTCGAGATCACGGTAGCCCGCGAAGGCACGCCGGCGCCGCTCGAATTCCTGCTCACGCGGGAAGAAGTGCAGCTCAAGAACGTGAGCCATTCGCAATTCGACCCGGCCACCGGCATCGGGTACGTCAAGCTCGAACGGTTTGCGCGGGAGGCGAGCGAGGAAGTGCGCACCGCCGTGAAGGGCATGCTCGAAACCGGACAGGTAAAAGGCATCGTACTGGACCTGCGGGACAACCCGGGCGGCCTGCTCGAAGAGGCCGTCGAGATCGTCCAGCTCTTCATCCCACCCGGGAAAGAAATCGTATCCACCCGCGGCCGGCTGCCGCAGACGGAGCGCTCGTACACGGGCAAGATGCCGCCGCTCGCGCTCGACATCCCGCTCGCCGTCCTCGTCAACAACGTCAGCGCCTCGGCCAGCGAGATCGTCGCCGGCGCCCTGCAGGACTACGACCGCGCCGTCATCATCGGCGAAACGACCTTCGGCAAGGGGCTCGTGCAGATCGTAAAACCGCTCCCCTACAACACGTCGCTCAAGATCACGACCTCGCAATACTTCATCCCGAGCGGACGCAGCATCCAGGCCATCGACTACCGGAGCCACGACGGCCAGTTCAACACGATCCCGGATTCGCTGCGTCGCGCCTTCACGACCGCCGGCGGGCGGACGGTGATGGACGGTCACGGCATCGAACCCGATCAGCGCGTATCCACGGGCGACGTGAGCGAGGTCGAGGCCGCCCTGCAGCGGCGCGCGGCGTTTTTCTTCTTCGCCAACTCCTTCGCCGCCACCCACCCGTCGATCCCCAAAGACTTCGAGGTGGATAACGCCGTCTTCAACGCCTTCAAGACCTGGCTCGCCGACCAGCAATTCGAGTACAAGACCACCGCCGAATATGCGGCGGACGAGCTGGCCGAAAGCCTGAGCGCCATCGGGTACGCCGGCGCCGGCGACGAAGCCGCGGCCCTGCAGAAAGCCATCCAGGCCGAAAAAGCGGCCGACTTCGATCGTCACCGTCCCCGCCTCGCCGAACTCCTGCGCGCCGAAATCCTCGCGCGGTATTATGGCGACTCCGCCCAGGTGGAGGCATCGCTCGCCGAGGACCCGCAGTATCGGGAGGCGCTGGCGGTCCTCGCGGACACCGGCACATACGGTCGGCTCCTGAAACCCTGA
- a CDS encoding M20/M25/M40 family metallo-hydrolase: MNDLTACVAFLQRLIQTPSLPGEEETIAGLVCAEMERLGYDDVALDKAGNAIGKLAGRGAAPAMMLNTHLDHVDVGDPARWPHPPFGGEIHDDRVWGRGAVDIKGPLATQVYGAARLKRKGIVPAGDVYVTAVVYEEIGGLGADYLTRTLTPPYIVIGEPSRNELRRGHRGRLELELHVTGKSVHASVPERGVNPLEVVAAFITGLAGVARGSDPDLGESSFAPTLIRTDQISSNVVPSEAWLTIDWRNVPGESDDAVIARLQALADRCLIPGATATVSMPSTLRTSYTGYAVDQTASNGPFITRADDPALVAAQQVLGAALGSVPATGLWRFATDGGHFIRTSATLIGFGPGDEGLAHTVDEHIPIAQLATALDAYEALAERWTASIAGGS, from the coding sequence ATGAACGACCTTACCGCTTGCGTTGCGTTCCTGCAGCGCCTGATCCAGACCCCGAGCCTGCCCGGCGAGGAAGAAACCATCGCCGGCCTCGTGTGCGCCGAAATGGAGCGTCTGGGCTACGACGACGTCGCGCTCGACAAAGCCGGCAACGCGATCGGCAAACTCGCCGGCCGCGGCGCGGCGCCGGCGATGATGCTCAACACGCATCTGGATCATGTGGACGTGGGCGATCCCGCGCGATGGCCGCATCCTCCGTTCGGCGGCGAGATCCACGACGACCGGGTCTGGGGACGCGGCGCGGTGGACATCAAGGGGCCGCTCGCTACCCAGGTGTACGGCGCGGCGCGGCTCAAACGAAAAGGCATCGTGCCGGCCGGCGACGTGTACGTGACCGCGGTCGTCTACGAAGAGATTGGCGGCCTCGGGGCCGACTACCTGACCCGTACCCTCACGCCCCCCTACATCGTCATTGGCGAGCCGAGCCGAAACGAACTGCGGCGCGGGCACCGGGGCCGGCTCGAACTCGAGTTGCACGTCACCGGCAAAAGCGTCCACGCGAGCGTGCCGGAGCGGGGCGTGAACCCGCTTGAGGTCGTCGCGGCGTTCATCACGGGACTGGCCGGCGTGGCGCGCGGCAGCGACCCCGATCTGGGCGAAAGTTCGTTCGCCCCGACGTTGATCCGTACGGACCAGATCAGCTCGAACGTCGTCCCCTCCGAGGCGTGGCTCACGATCGACTGGCGGAACGTACCGGGCGAGTCCGACGACGCCGTGATCGCCCGCCTCCAGGCCCTCGCGGATCGTTGCCTGATCCCCGGAGCCACCGCAACGGTCTCCATGCCCTCGACGCTTCGAACGAGTTACACGGGGTATGCCGTAGACCAGACCGCGAGCAACGGCCCCTTCATCACCCGTGCCGACGACCCGGCCCTCGTCGCCGCGCAGCAGGTGCTCGGCGCAGCGCTGGGCAGCGTCCCGGCGACGGGGCTGTGGCGTTTCGCGACGGACGGCGGCCACTTCATCCGGACCTCGGCTACCCTGATCGGCTTCGGCCCCGGCGACGAGGGCCTCGCGCACACCGTCGATGAGCACATCCCGATCGCACAGCTCGCCACCGCGCTGGACGCCTACGAAGCGCTGGCCGAACGCTGGACGGCGTCGATCGCCGGCGGATCATGA
- a CDS encoding DUF4159 domain-containing protein, giving the protein MRQLLRSLFFIAMCLAAIPAPAQDQYSMHIARIKYGGGGDWYGDEQSLWELLAFARRETLMDVAPREDVVELSSDKLYSYPYVYLTGHGNVRFTADEARRLRHYLEGGGFLHIDDNYGLDRHIRREMKKVFPEQEFVELPFDHPVFHSHFEFPAGLPKIHEHDGKPPQGFGLFVDGRLVVFYSYESDLGDGWEPKEVHHVPDNMRLAALRMGVNLLSYAMTH; this is encoded by the coding sequence ATGCGACAGCTCCTCCGTTCGCTTTTTTTCATCGCGATGTGCCTGGCCGCGATTCCTGCGCCGGCGCAAGATCAGTATAGCATGCACATCGCCCGGATCAAATATGGCGGCGGGGGCGACTGGTATGGCGACGAGCAGTCCCTCTGGGAGCTTCTCGCCTTCGCCCGCCGGGAGACGCTCATGGATGTGGCGCCCCGGGAGGACGTCGTCGAGCTCAGCAGCGACAAGCTGTACTCCTATCCGTACGTCTACCTCACGGGCCACGGCAACGTGCGCTTTACGGCCGACGAAGCGCGCCGGCTGCGCCATTATCTCGAGGGCGGGGGCTTTCTGCACATCGACGACAACTACGGACTGGACCGGCACATCCGACGCGAGATGAAGAAAGTCTTTCCCGAACAGGAATTTGTCGAGCTGCCCTTCGACCACCCGGTTTTCCATTCCCACTTCGAATTTCCCGCCGGTTTACCCAAGATCCACGAGCACGACGGCAAGCCGCCGCAGGGTTTCGGGTTGTTCGTGGACGGCCGTCTGGTCGTCTTTTATTCGTACGAAAGCGACCTGGGCGACGGCTGGGAGCCCAAGGAAGTACACCATGTGCCGGATAATATGCGCCTCGCGGCCTTGCGAATGGGCGTGAACTTGCTTTCTTATGCGATGACGCATTGA
- a CDS encoding potassium/proton antiporter, translating into MVSISLLILFAGILLLIGIASSKFAARVGMPVLVLFLGVGMLAGSEGLGGIPFENYGIANSLGSVALALILFDGGLRTSLVSVRSAWKPALSLSTIGVLLTSALTGLAAAWVLGIPILHGMLLGGIIGSTDAAAVFSILRTSGLKMPDQLTATLEVESGSNDPMAIFLTLGLIGTITGTADSAGALALLFVLQFGVGALAGLGVGYVAAWAVDRINLDHPGLYPILAFAFGLLAFGVAAVLQGSGFLAVYIAGIVLGNRLVIFRRGILLFHDAAAWLGQILLFIMLGLLSFPSHLIAVAGRGLLIAIVLIFVARPLAVAASTFLFRFSSREMVFLSWVGLKGAVPITLATFPLMAGVEHGELLFNVVFFVVLVSALTQGWSLPAVARWLRIGEPAASVPPLTVEINALRHLDGEVVDYTVAPSARVAGQLLRDLALPDGVAVTLVVRGDEVIVPRGSTALRPGDHAFIAMHRRLKPFIDRLFDPYAETPPLPEGMRLAFHASRTVGQLHRFFGIPGPTWSTEPIGTLLENAEEGITPRLGPFEVVAGDDPDYVVLTYAGITPPGTTP; encoded by the coding sequence ATGGTCTCGATCAGCCTCCTCATCCTCTTCGCCGGCATTCTCCTGCTCATCGGGATCGCCTCCAGCAAGTTCGCGGCGCGGGTGGGGATGCCTGTGCTGGTGCTTTTCCTGGGGGTGGGCATGCTGGCCGGCTCGGAGGGGCTCGGCGGCATCCCGTTCGAGAACTACGGAATCGCCAACAGCCTCGGCAGTGTCGCGCTCGCGCTTATCCTGTTCGACGGCGGACTGCGTACGTCGCTGGTGTCGGTGCGGTCCGCCTGGAAGCCGGCGCTCTCGTTGTCCACCATCGGCGTGCTGCTGACCTCGGCGCTGACCGGACTCGCCGCGGCCTGGGTGCTCGGCATCCCCATCCTTCACGGGATGCTGCTCGGAGGCATCATCGGATCGACCGACGCGGCGGCCGTATTTTCGATCCTCCGCACGAGCGGTCTGAAGATGCCGGATCAGCTGACGGCGACGCTCGAAGTCGAAAGCGGGTCCAACGACCCCATGGCCATTTTTCTCACGCTGGGGCTCATCGGCACGATCACCGGCACGGCGGACTCCGCCGGCGCGCTAGCGCTGCTTTTTGTGCTCCAGTTCGGCGTCGGCGCCCTGGCGGGGCTCGGCGTCGGCTATGTGGCGGCGTGGGCGGTGGATCGGATCAACCTCGACCACCCGGGGCTCTACCCGATTCTGGCTTTCGCCTTCGGCCTCCTGGCGTTCGGCGTAGCTGCCGTCCTCCAGGGGAGCGGCTTTCTTGCTGTCTACATCGCCGGCATCGTGCTCGGCAACCGGCTCGTCATCTTCCGCCGCGGCATCCTCCTCTTCCACGACGCGGCGGCATGGCTCGGCCAGATCCTGCTGTTCATCATGCTGGGGCTCCTCAGTTTTCCGAGCCATCTCATCGCCGTCGCCGGCCGCGGTCTGCTCATCGCGATCGTCCTCATCTTCGTCGCTCGCCCGCTCGCCGTGGCGGCGTCGACGTTCCTCTTCCGGTTTAGCTCCCGGGAGATGGTGTTCCTGTCATGGGTCGGCCTGAAAGGCGCCGTGCCGATCACGCTCGCGACCTTCCCGCTCATGGCCGGCGTCGAACACGGCGAGCTGCTGTTCAATGTGGTGTTTTTTGTCGTGCTCGTCTCGGCGCTCACCCAGGGCTGGTCGCTGCCGGCCGTAGCGCGCTGGCTGCGGATCGGCGAGCCGGCCGCGTCCGTTCCGCCCCTGACGGTCGAGATCAACGCGCTGCGCCATCTGGACGGCGAGGTGGTCGACTATACGGTGGCGCCTTCGGCGCGCGTCGCCGGCCAGCTGCTGCGCGACCTTGCGCTGCCCGACGGGGTGGCGGTAACGCTCGTCGTGCGGGGCGACGAAGTCATCGTGCCGCGCGGATCGACGGCGCTGCGCCCCGGCGACCATGCCTTCATCGCCATGCACCGCAGGCTCAAGCCGTTCATCGACCGGCTTTTCGATCCTTATGCCGAGACTCCGCCGCTGCCGGAGGGCATGCGCCTCGCGTTTCACGCGTCGCGCACCGTCGGCCAACTGCACCGGTTTTTCGGGATTCCGGGCCCGACCTGGTCGACCGAGCCGATCGGGACTCTGCTTGAAAACGCGGAGGAGGGGATCACGCCTAGGCTAGGCCCTTTCGAGGTCGTTGCTGGCGATGATCCGGATTATGTCGTGCTCACCTACGCCGGCATAACGCCGCCCGGTACGACGCCGTAG
- a CDS encoding sulfite exporter TauE/SafE family protein produces the protein MEIAQLVTLVGAGLAAGFIAGLLGVGGGVLFAPVLFFYFEHIGIDPLAITPLTLGTSLFCTLVASLVSGYFHFKKGAVVLPVALKTGLLSAVTVILMTRFVTTKSWYDGDVFQIVFGTLLLVVAGRMIKQTLDQRNAATPAPSEADQPVRDAPWSKLVGISALVGVVATAAGVGGGVVMVPAYSNMLKLPIKTAIGTSSATIILIAILSSVTYIVAGLGAPVPDSAIGYVDFGHALALVIPAIFTARLGVGAAHRMDTRRLRWAFAGLAVIISIRLFLRAIG, from the coding sequence ATGGAGATCGCCCAACTCGTCACCCTCGTCGGCGCAGGCCTCGCGGCCGGATTTATCGCCGGCCTGCTGGGTGTCGGAGGTGGCGTGCTGTTTGCGCCGGTGCTGTTTTTCTATTTCGAGCACATCGGCATCGACCCCCTCGCCATCACCCCGCTTACGCTCGGCACCAGCCTGTTCTGCACCCTCGTCGCCTCGCTGGTCAGCGGGTATTTCCACTTCAAGAAAGGCGCCGTCGTGTTGCCCGTCGCCCTCAAAACGGGGTTATTGAGCGCGGTCACGGTGATCCTGATGACCCGTTTTGTCACGACGAAGTCCTGGTATGACGGCGACGTCTTTCAGATCGTGTTCGGGACGCTGCTGCTGGTGGTAGCCGGCCGGATGATCAAACAGACCCTCGACCAGCGAAACGCTGCGACGCCCGCACCGTCGGAAGCGGACCAGCCGGTCCGCGACGCCCCCTGGAGCAAGCTGGTCGGCATCAGCGCGCTGGTCGGCGTCGTTGCGACCGCCGCCGGCGTGGGCGGAGGCGTGGTGATGGTGCCGGCCTATTCCAACATGCTGAAGCTCCCCATCAAAACAGCGATCGGAACGTCCAGTGCGACCATCATCCTCATCGCCATCCTCAGCTCGGTCACGTACATCGTCGCCGGCCTGGGCGCTCCCGTCCCGGACAGCGCTATCGGCTACGTCGATTTCGGCCACGCGCTGGCGCTCGTGATTCCCGCCATCTTTACCGCCCGGCTGGGCGTCGGCGCCGCGCACCGCATGGATACCCGCCGGCTGAGATGGGCCTTCGCCGGCCTCGCCGTCATCATATCGATTCGGCTGTTCCTCCGCGCGATAGGCTGA
- a CDS encoding SDR family oxidoreductase yields MERLPGIKLFNLDGRTAVITGGTRGLGLAMAEALASAGANVVLVARGDGSAAAQAVAETYGVRTGYHQADVTVEAEAATMADEVMKAFGRIDILINSAGINIRGPIDELPYDDFKKVMTVNVDGTWLACRAVVPFMKQAGGGKIINLASTLGVVGLAQRTPYASSKGAVVQMTRTLGLELASFNINVNAICPGPFLTDMNIPIANTEDGKKFVVGATALKRWGELKEIQGAALLLASDAASYMVGSLLTVDGGWTAA; encoded by the coding sequence ATGGAACGACTCCCCGGCATCAAGCTCTTCAACCTCGACGGACGTACCGCCGTCATCACGGGCGGCACCAGGGGGCTTGGCCTGGCGATGGCCGAAGCGCTCGCCTCCGCCGGCGCCAACGTCGTCCTCGTCGCCCGCGGCGACGGGAGCGCCGCGGCGCAGGCCGTGGCGGAGACGTACGGCGTGCGCACCGGATACCATCAGGCGGACGTGACGGTAGAAGCCGAAGCCGCTACCATGGCGGACGAAGTCATGAAGGCTTTCGGCCGGATCGACATCCTCATCAACAGCGCCGGCATCAACATTCGCGGCCCCATCGACGAACTGCCGTACGACGATTTCAAGAAGGTGATGACGGTGAACGTCGACGGCACCTGGCTCGCCTGCCGGGCGGTGGTGCCGTTCATGAAGCAGGCCGGCGGGGGAAAGATCATCAACCTCGCCAGTACCCTCGGGGTGGTTGGCCTGGCGCAACGGACACCCTATGCCTCCAGCAAGGGCGCCGTCGTACAGATGACCCGCACCCTCGGTCTGGAACTCGCCTCCTTCAACATTAACGTCAATGCAATCTGCCCCGGCCCCTTCCTGACCGACATGAACATACCGATCGCGAACACGGAGGATGGAAAGAAGTTTGTCGTCGGCGCGACGGCCCTGAAACGGTGGGGTGAACTCAAGGAGATCCAGGGCGCGGCCCTCTTGCTGGCGAGCGACGCCGCGAGCTACATGGTCGGGTCGCTGCTGACCGTCGACGGGGGGTGGACGGCGGCGTAA
- the glyA gene encoding serine hydroxymethyltransferase: MSELQDRDPELFDIIQREVRRQNEGLELIASENFVSRPVLEAMGSALTNKYAEGLPGKRYYGGCQYVDLAEELARQRAMKLFDCDWVNVQPHSGAQANAAVYLTLLEPGDTLLGLDLAHGGHLTHGSPVNFSGLLYNATFYGVEREGPLAGRIDMDKVRDTARRIRPRLLSIGASAYPRDFDYEAFRSIADEVGAFLWMDMAHTAGLIAAGVLNNPMPHAHIVSTTTHKTLRGPRGGMLLIGRDYDNPLGKTAPKSGRLKKMSELFDSAVFPGIQGGPLMHVIASKAVAFGEALHPSFADYARRVVTNAGAMASAFTEKGYDLVSGGTDNHLMLIDLRNKNISGKDAEIALQQADITVNKNMVPFDDKSPFVTSGIRIGTPAMTTRGFGADEFRQVVSLIDRVIANPANDQEIGRVRGEVHALCERFPLYDFVTA, encoded by the coding sequence ATGTCCGAACTGCAAGATCGCGATCCCGAGCTCTTCGACATCATCCAGCGCGAAGTCCGCCGCCAGAACGAAGGGTTGGAACTAATCGCCTCCGAAAACTTCGTGTCGCGCCCGGTGCTCGAAGCGATGGGCTCCGCCCTGACCAACAAATACGCGGAAGGGCTGCCCGGCAAGCGGTACTATGGCGGCTGTCAGTATGTGGACCTGGCGGAGGAGCTTGCCCGCCAGCGCGCGATGAAGCTGTTCGATTGTGACTGGGTCAACGTCCAGCCGCATTCCGGCGCCCAGGCGAACGCGGCGGTGTACCTCACGCTGCTGGAACCCGGCGACACGCTGCTCGGGCTGGACCTTGCGCACGGCGGCCACCTGACGCACGGGAGCCCGGTCAACTTTTCGGGTCTGCTCTACAACGCCACGTTTTACGGTGTGGAGCGGGAGGGCCCGCTGGCCGGCCGGATCGACATGGACAAGGTCCGCGATACGGCGCGGCGCATTCGGCCGCGGCTCCTGTCGATCGGCGCCAGCGCCTACCCGCGCGATTTCGACTATGAGGCGTTCCGGAGCATCGCCGATGAAGTCGGCGCCTTCCTCTGGATGGACATGGCCCATACGGCCGGCCTCATCGCCGCCGGCGTGCTCAACAACCCGATGCCGCACGCCCACATCGTCTCGACCACGACGCACAAAACGCTGCGCGGCCCGCGCGGCGGGATGCTGCTGATCGGTCGCGACTACGACAACCCGCTCGGCAAGACGGCCCCGAAGTCCGGCCGCCTCAAAAAAATGAGCGAGCTCTTCGACTCCGCCGTCTTCCCGGGCATCCAGGGCGGGCCGCTCATGCACGTGATCGCCTCGAAAGCCGTGGCCTTCGGCGAGGCGCTGCACCCCTCGTTTGCCGACTATGCCCGACGCGTCGTGACAAATGCCGGCGCGATGGCTTCCGCCTTCACCGAGAAGGGCTACGACCTGGTATCTGGCGGCACCGACAACCACCTGATGCTGATCGACCTGCGCAACAAGAACATCTCCGGCAAGGATGCCGAGATCGCCCTCCAGCAGGCCGACATCACGGTGAATAAAAACATGGTGCCCTTCGACGACAAGAGCCCCTTCGTCACGAGCGGCATCCGGATCGGCACGCCGGCCATGACGACGCGGGGCTTCGGTGCGGACGAATTCCGGCAGGTGGTTTCGCTCATCGACCGCGTCATCGCCAACCCGGCGAATGATCAGGAAATCGGTCGCGTGCGCGGTGAAGTACATGCCCTCTGCGAGCGCTTTCCGCTTTACGACTTCGTCACCGCATGA
- the tatC gene encoding twin-arginine translocase subunit TatC: MKLFGLGNSSSQVALPSHGDGASDPLLPPNEEEMSEMSFLDHLEELRWSLFRGIGGILVITIVCSFFSRWIIDELLLGPTRADFFMYQLLGFEAKTLLLQNRILTGQFMVHIGVILSVGVVLGSPIFIYSLWKFIEPGLYKSEKRGLRFAAVFATMFFMLGIAFGYLIITPVAIQFFSNYEISPQITNDFDISKYFTMVTFWAFGTGVLFELPVVIYFLAKVGIATPQRLRQFRKYALVVSMILGAFFTPPDPFSMVLVATPLYLLYEASIFVAASVTKKREKELLKLDQESA, from the coding sequence ATGAAGCTCTTTGGACTCGGCAATTCATCATCCCAGGTAGCGCTGCCGTCTCACGGTGACGGCGCTTCCGATCCGTTGCTTCCTCCGAATGAAGAGGAAATGTCGGAAATGAGTTTCCTCGATCACCTCGAGGAACTGCGATGGAGCCTGTTCCGAGGCATCGGCGGGATTCTGGTGATCACGATCGTCTGCAGCTTTTTCAGCCGCTGGATCATCGACGAGCTGCTCCTCGGCCCCACGCGCGCCGACTTCTTCATGTACCAGTTGCTCGGCTTCGAGGCCAAAACGCTGCTGCTCCAGAATCGTATCCTCACCGGACAGTTCATGGTGCATATCGGCGTCATCCTCTCCGTCGGGGTCGTGCTCGGCTCGCCCATCTTCATCTATTCCCTCTGGAAATTTATCGAGCCCGGGCTCTACAAGAGCGAAAAACGGGGCCTCCGCTTCGCCGCGGTGTTCGCCACGATGTTTTTCATGCTCGGGATCGCCTTCGGCTATCTCATCATCACCCCGGTAGCGATCCAGTTTTTCTCGAACTACGAGATTTCCCCCCAGATCACCAACGATTTCGACATCTCGAAATACTTCACGATGGTGACGTTCTGGGCCTTTGGGACCGGGGTGCTTTTCGAACTCCCGGTGGTCATCTACTTCCTGGCCAAGGTAGGCATCGCGACGCCCCAGCGGCTCCGCCAATTCCGGAAGTATGCCCTCGTCGTCTCCATGATTCTGGGCGCCTTCTTTACGCCGCCCGACCCGTTCTCGATGGTTCTCGTCGCGACGCCGCTCTACCTGCTCTATGAGGCCTCGATCTTCGTGGCGGCTTCGGTGACCAAGAAGCGGGAAAAAGAGTTGCTGAAGCTGGATCAGGAGTCCGCCTGA
- a CDS encoding class I SAM-dependent methyltransferase, whose product MSLVKRFFAWSMATGDAAQERIYGAMKRALFADIEGTVLELGPGTGVNLPFLPAGVAWTGAEPNPHMHPYIRRKASARGLDIRLTADPADSLSAPDASVDAVISTLVLCSVPDQAAALREILRVLKPGGQFYFIEHVAAEAGRLRAAQRLIKPFWRVIGDGCCPDRDTGDHIREAGFAEVQLERFDARMPIAIVRPHVRGIARKAG is encoded by the coding sequence ATGAGCCTCGTCAAACGTTTTTTCGCGTGGTCGATGGCCACCGGCGACGCTGCGCAGGAGCGCATCTACGGCGCGATGAAACGCGCATTGTTCGCCGACATCGAGGGGACGGTCCTGGAACTGGGTCCGGGCACGGGTGTGAACCTGCCGTTCCTGCCTGCCGGCGTGGCGTGGACCGGCGCTGAACCGAACCCCCACATGCACCCGTATATCCGCCGCAAAGCGAGCGCACGGGGGTTGGACATCCGGCTGACCGCCGATCCTGCCGACTCGCTCTCGGCGCCTGACGCGAGCGTCGACGCCGTCATTTCGACCCTGGTGTTATGCTCGGTCCCCGACCAGGCCGCCGCGCTGCGCGAAATCCTGCGGGTGCTCAAGCCGGGCGGTCAGTTTTATTTCATCGAGCACGTGGCGGCGGAAGCCGGCCGGCTGCGCGCGGCGCAGCGGCTCATCAAACCCTTCTGGCGCGTCATCGGCGACGGCTGCTGCCCCGACCGGGACACCGGAGACCATATCCGGGAAGCCGGATTCGCCGAGGTTCAACTGGAGCGTTTCGACGCCCGGATGCCGATCGCTATCGTGCGGCCGCATGTACGAGGGATAGCGCGGAAGGCGGGATGA
- a CDS encoding dodecin family protein, with the protein MSIAKVIEVIAEGDTLQGAIENAAKEASKTIKHIRSIYVEGIQALVDNGKVNRYRVNAKVTFVIED; encoded by the coding sequence ATGTCCATCGCAAAAGTCATCGAAGTCATCGCCGAAGGCGATACCCTCCAGGGCGCCATAGAGAACGCGGCGAAAGAAGCCTCGAAGACGATCAAACACATTCGCAGCATCTATGTCGAAGGCATCCAGGCGCTGGTTGACAACGGCAAAGTGAATAGATACCGCGTGAACGCGAAGGTCACCTTCGTGATCGAAGACTGA
- a CDS encoding orotate phosphoribosyltransferase, with amino-acid sequence MSQSSTSTALNSSTYAELVDLGRRLYEQSLVRRETEFITDPRGHPIGWLLDTRIPMLNGSMFREVGEVLGDRLRAKGVYQVAGYGFGAYSLVCAVLAASGEPAFRGGFIRDQPKKHGRRRLVEGPLDRSQPVVLLDDILNSGRSAVRAITLLKKDDFDVVGVTTLFNFTWSGGRNRVESEGMWVDSLLDLNLRESTHSS; translated from the coding sequence ATGAGTCAATCCTCGACGAGCACCGCGCTGAACTCCTCAACGTACGCCGAACTCGTGGATCTCGGGCGGCGCCTGTACGAGCAATCGCTCGTGCGGCGAGAAACGGAATTCATCACCGACCCGCGCGGTCATCCCATCGGGTGGTTGCTCGACACCCGCATCCCCATGCTCAACGGGAGCATGTTCCGCGAGGTGGGGGAAGTGCTCGGGGATCGCCTGCGCGCCAAAGGGGTTTACCAGGTAGCCGGCTATGGTTTCGGCGCCTATTCGCTCGTGTGCGCGGTGCTGGCCGCATCCGGCGAGCCGGCCTTTCGGGGCGGCTTCATCCGGGACCAGCCGAAAAAGCACGGCCGGCGCCGGCTGGTCGAAGGTCCGCTGGACCGTTCGCAACCTGTCGTCCTTCTGGACGATATCCTGAATAGCGGCCGAAGCGCCGTTCGCGCCATCACTCTGTTGAAGAAAGACGACTTCGATGTCGTCGGCGTAACGACCTTGTTCAATTTCACCTGGAGCGGCGGCCGCAACCGGGTTGAAAGCGAAGGGATGTGGGTAGACTCGCTGCTGGATTTGAACCTGCGCGAAAGCACGCACTCTTCCTGA